Proteins from a genomic interval of Quercus lobata isolate SW786 chromosome 11, ValleyOak3.0 Primary Assembly, whole genome shotgun sequence:
- the LOC115967036 gene encoding endo-1,4-beta-xylanase 2-like: protein MSMLCKYKEEFIHWDVSSEMLHFDFYEQRLGPNATLHFYEIAHMPNPLATLFMNEFNLVETCSDVNSSVDTYISRMRELERGGVSMDGIGLEGHFTIANPSLMRAILDKLATLGLPIWLIQVDISYTLGQEAQVSKQGRNQDSKLGRAKYKYKKVYENQN from the coding sequence ATGTCTATGTTATGCAAGTACAAAGAAGAATTCATACACTGGGATGTTAGCAGTGAAATGCTTCACTTTGATTTCTATGAGCAACGACTTGGCCCTAATGCCACATTGCATTTCTATGAGATAGCACACATGCCAAATCCATTGGCAACCCTCtttatgaatgaatttaatttggtTGAGACTTGCAGTGATGTGAATTCCTCAGTTGATACCTACATTTCAAGGATGAGAGAACTCGAACGTGGTGGTGTTTCAATGGATGGGATTGGTTTAGAAGGTCATTTTACCATAGCAAACCCTTCTTTGATGAGAGCTATTCTAGATAAGTTGGCCACATTAGGTCTTCCCATATGGCTTATACAGGTGGATATTAGCTATACACTTGGTCAAGAAGCACAGGTGAGCAAGCAAGGACGGAACCAGGATTCGAAGTTGGGAAGGGCAAAgtataaatacaaaaaagtttatgaaaatcaaaactaa
- the LOC115967038 gene encoding uncharacterized protein LOC115967038 gives MRKEMDELRSAIKEKTDRSVDKMIRATDSPFTAAVLDCPVPSKFRLPQLEPFDGLKDPQDHLNTFKTTLGLQQPLDEILCRSFPTTLKGAAREWFTKLPNSSIDNFDQLSSAFLRHFIRRQRPRRPVDYLLTIRQGEKETLRSYVKRFTQETLEVDEADDKVQLTTFKAGLRSRDLVASLAKNPPKTMAEMLLKAQKYINAEDALTAIKDTERLGDKSKGEDDRRGQKRDRPERRNNDGNRRRDDKNPR, from the coding sequence atgaggaaagagatggacgaactaaggAGCGCTATCAAAGAAAAGACAGACCGGAGCGTAGACAAAATGATAAGGGCTACAGATTCGCCCTTCACGGCAGCGGTACTTGATTGCCCCGTGCCGTCAAAGTTTCGCCTGCCTCAATTAGAGCCATTCGACGGACTCAAGGACCCTCaggatcatcttaatacctttaagacgaCTTTGGGTCTTCAGCAGCCACTTGACGAGATATTGTGTCGTTCCTTCCCTacgactctcaaaggagctgcaagagaGTGGTTTACTAAGCTGCCAAACTCGTCCATAGACAACTTTGACCAGCTGAGTAGTGCTTTCTTGCGCCACTTCATAAGGAGGCAACGCCCAAGGAGACCAGTAGATTACTTACTCACCATAAGACAGGGAGAGAAGGAGACTCTGAGGTCATATGTCAAGCGATTCACCCAGGAAACTCTGGAAGtggacgaagctgatgacaaggtgcagctgacgaccttcaaagcagggTTAAGATCCAGAGACCTTGTGGCCTCTCTTGCAAAAAACCCCCCGAAGACAATGGCTGAGATGCTCCTGAAGGCACAAAAGTACATAAACGCAGAAGATGCTTTAACTGCCATAAAAGATACTGAGAGACTAGGGGACAAGTCCAAAGGGGAAGACGACCGCAGAgggcaaaagagagacagaCCAGAACGTCGGAACAATGACGGGAATAGAAGGAGAGACGACAAAAATCCTCGTTAG